In Streptosporangiales bacterium, a single window of DNA contains:
- the ehuA gene encoding ectoine/hydroxyectoine ABC transporter ATP-binding protein EhuA encodes MVAVNGVTKAYKGHTVLRDLDLEVGAGEKVAIIGPSGSGKTTILRVIMTLERPDGGTIVVDGEQLWHEERDGQLVPAREQHLRRVRSKIGMVFQQFNLFPHMTASDNVTEALRSVARMPREAAEERGRELLEMVGLADRAGHYPWQLSGGQQQRVGIARAIALRPKVLLFDEVTSALDPELVGEVLGVIRDLATHTETTMLIVTHEMRFARDVADRVLMFDQGQIVEEGPPEQLFTEPRSDRTKKFLHAVFEAG; translated from the coding sequence ATGGTCGCCGTGAACGGCGTGACCAAGGCCTACAAGGGGCACACGGTGCTCCGCGACCTCGACCTGGAGGTGGGCGCCGGCGAGAAGGTCGCGATCATCGGCCCGAGTGGTTCGGGCAAGACGACCATCCTCCGGGTGATCATGACGCTGGAGCGCCCGGACGGCGGAACGATCGTCGTCGACGGGGAGCAGCTCTGGCACGAGGAGCGGGACGGGCAGCTGGTCCCCGCGCGAGAGCAGCACCTGCGCCGGGTCCGTTCGAAGATCGGGATGGTCTTCCAGCAGTTCAACCTGTTCCCGCACATGACGGCGTCGGACAACGTCACCGAGGCTCTGCGATCGGTCGCGCGGATGCCGCGCGAGGCGGCGGAGGAGCGCGGGCGGGAACTGCTCGAGATGGTGGGTCTGGCGGATCGTGCGGGCCATTACCCGTGGCAGCTGTCCGGTGGTCAGCAACAGCGTGTCGGCATCGCGCGCGCGATCGCGCTGCGGCCCAAGGTGCTGCTGTTCGACGAGGTAACGAGCGCGCTCGACCCCGAGCTGGTCGGCGAAGTGCTCGGTGTCATCCGCGACCTCGCCACGCACACCGAGACGACCATGCTCATCGTGACCCACGAGATGCGCTTCGCCCGCGACGTCGCGGATCGGGTCCTGATGTTCGACCAGGGCCAGATCGTGGAGGAGGGCCCGCCGGAGCAGCTGTTCACCGAGCCACGTTCCGACCGTACGAAGAAGTTCCTGCACGCGGTCTTCGAAGCGGGATAG
- a CDS encoding amidohydrolase family protein — translation MSGLTDEVDLLVTGGEVVRPGSAGHEVERLDVAVVDGRITGLLAPGDPRPGVVRRELSALGCLVVPGFVNAHSHSYGMLGRTQADLLPLEPWMVYANAITANRTEREVALAATLSCVELVRSGTTTVLDHLGGQVSGLGAAAQAYLDFGMRAVVAPMIGDVPLHHTVELTGAQWPSALWEELEAAPVPSAGALLDATKDLLGSWHGREGRIRVFVGPSGPQRCTDDLLRGCAELAADFDTGVHMHLIETRNQAATVRRLYGTTAVEHLDRLGLVNERFMGAHGVWCSESELRLLGERGAALVHNPWSNLYVGSGIAPLTAWRRHGVRIAIGTDGANCGCDLSMPLAMRLAASLHRAHAFDPAQWPTPGEIFTAATAGSAAALGWADEIGTVEEGKAADLAVIDASGTAYVPRYDPLAQLVYGETGGNVRHTVIAGQVVMQDRVIASVDERDLLREAQEAATALRQRNDGLFRAADAQAEVLSRASATAPVPADWPGAG, via the coding sequence GTGAGCGGACTAACCGATGAGGTCGACCTGCTCGTCACCGGAGGAGAGGTTGTCAGGCCGGGCTCGGCCGGTCACGAGGTCGAGCGACTCGACGTCGCGGTCGTGGACGGCCGGATCACGGGCCTGCTCGCTCCCGGCGACCCGCGGCCGGGCGTGGTGCGCAGGGAGCTGTCTGCCCTGGGCTGCCTCGTCGTTCCCGGGTTCGTGAACGCGCACAGCCATTCCTACGGGATGCTGGGGCGGACGCAGGCCGACCTGCTGCCGCTGGAACCGTGGATGGTGTACGCCAACGCGATCACGGCGAACCGCACCGAGCGAGAGGTCGCACTCGCCGCCACCCTGAGCTGCGTCGAGCTGGTGCGGTCGGGAACGACTACGGTTCTCGACCACCTCGGCGGCCAGGTGTCGGGCCTCGGTGCGGCGGCACAGGCGTACCTCGACTTCGGCATGCGTGCCGTCGTGGCGCCGATGATCGGCGACGTGCCGCTCCACCACACGGTCGAGCTCACCGGGGCGCAGTGGCCGTCCGCGCTGTGGGAGGAGCTCGAGGCGGCACCGGTGCCGTCCGCGGGCGCGTTGCTCGACGCCACGAAGGATCTCCTCGGCTCGTGGCACGGTCGGGAGGGGAGGATCCGCGTGTTCGTCGGACCCTCCGGTCCGCAGCGTTGCACCGACGACCTGCTGCGGGGATGTGCCGAGCTCGCGGCCGACTTCGATACCGGCGTGCACATGCACCTGATCGAGACGCGCAACCAGGCGGCGACCGTGCGGCGGCTGTACGGCACGACCGCCGTCGAGCACCTGGACCGGCTGGGGCTGGTCAACGAGCGGTTCATGGGAGCCCACGGCGTCTGGTGCTCGGAGAGCGAGCTGCGGCTGCTCGGTGAGCGTGGTGCCGCGCTGGTGCACAACCCGTGGAGCAACCTGTACGTCGGCAGCGGGATCGCGCCCCTCACCGCCTGGCGCCGGCATGGTGTGCGGATCGCGATCGGTACCGACGGGGCGAACTGCGGGTGTGACCTGTCGATGCCGCTCGCGATGCGGTTGGCCGCGAGCCTGCACCGCGCGCACGCGTTCGACCCGGCGCAGTGGCCGACGCCGGGAGAGATCTTCACCGCCGCGACGGCGGGGAGCGCGGCGGCGCTCGGGTGGGCCGACGAGATCGGGACCGTCGAGGAGGGCAAGGCCGCTGACCTGGCGGTGATCGACGCGAGCGGCACCGCGTACGTGCCGCGCTACGACCCGCTCGCGCAGCTCGTGTACGGCGAGACGGGTGGCAACGTGCGGCACACCGTGATCGCCGGGCAGGTCGTCATGCAGGACAGGGTCATCGCCTCGGTGGACGAACGGGACCTGCTGCGCGAGGCGCAGGAGGCGGCGACCGCGTTGAGGCAGCGCAACGACGGCCTGTTCCGTGCCGCCGACGCTCAGGCCGAGGTGCTCTCCCGTGCCTCCGCCACCGCGCCCGTACCCGCGGACTGGCCGGGAGCCGGGTGA
- the ehuC gene encoding ectoine/hydroxyectoine ABC transporter permease subunit EhuC, whose protein sequence is MADPLAGVDTYLRYFGSGLAVTLAVFAASLVVAFAAGIGMGLARLARWRVVRYPAVAVVEVLRGTSEIVQLYWVFFALPLVTGFQLAPIAAGAIALGLNKGAYMAEVVRSAVQAVPRGQLEACVALNLSPLRRMQRVVLPQAIPRMLPPLANDTIDLLKATSVVSLITIADLTFRAQQLRSLTGTSLVPFGAILVLYFLVAMGVGGVFRSVEERVAVGRPRRTGPPFAHLFARGQEQSR, encoded by the coding sequence ATGGCTGACCCTTTGGCCGGCGTGGACACCTACCTGCGGTACTTCGGCTCCGGCCTGGCGGTGACCCTGGCGGTCTTCGCCGCGAGTCTCGTCGTGGCCTTCGCCGCGGGCATCGGCATGGGACTGGCTCGCCTGGCCCGATGGCGCGTCGTCCGGTACCCGGCCGTGGCCGTCGTCGAGGTCCTGCGCGGTACGTCCGAGATCGTCCAGCTCTACTGGGTCTTCTTCGCACTACCGCTGGTGACCGGCTTCCAGCTCGCCCCGATCGCAGCCGGCGCGATCGCACTCGGGCTGAACAAGGGCGCCTACATGGCCGAGGTCGTCCGGAGCGCCGTGCAGGCCGTGCCGCGGGGCCAGCTGGAGGCCTGTGTCGCGCTCAACCTGTCACCGCTGCGGCGGATGCAGCGCGTCGTGCTGCCGCAGGCCATCCCGCGAATGCTGCCGCCGTTGGCCAACGACACGATCGACCTGCTCAAGGCGACGTCCGTGGTCTCGCTGATCACCATCGCCGACCTGACCTTCAGGGCGCAGCAGCTGCGCAGCCTGACAGGTACGTCGCTCGTCCCGTTCGGCGCGATCCTCGTCCTGTACTTTCTCGTGGCGATGGGCGTCGGCGGCGTGTTCAGGAGCGTCGAGGAACGGGTCGCGGTCGGCCGTCCCCGTCGGACGGGACCTCCATTCGCTCACCTGTTCGCGCGGGGCCAGGAGCAGTCGCGATGA
- the ehuB gene encoding ectoine/hydroxyectoine ABC transporter substrate-binding protein EhuB codes for METLTSSGWPSSVWRNLNRSVGGRVGLSRASGRSEEKVRASVSARDVSRRNLLRGAGVAVLIGGGALACSRVATEPSGKKGTDLLASLRRKGTARIGVVNELPYSDSQPDGTVRGVEPEIAQAVLAKLGIKKVEPVVATHAGMIPGLQANQMDLICAALFVKKSRCDSILFSEPDAVAEDFFVVRKGNPKKLENLADVKSTGAAFAVISGTLEADVSKEQGITAANTTQVHDWLSGIELVQSGRADAYLGPGPTLQYLMRRPKAARGVDLAGPVPEIGKSAAAVGFRKRDKTFHEAYNEKLAELRDEGTFAEIQEKWGFDADAAADVTTEEMCKRGG; via the coding sequence ATCGAAACTCTTACATCTAGCGGATGGCCATCTTCCGTGTGGCGGAATCTGAATCGGTCTGTCGGGGGTCGAGTGGGGCTGTCCCGCGCGTCGGGCAGGTCCGAAGAGAAGGTGAGGGCCTCCGTGTCGGCAAGAGACGTCTCCCGTCGAAACCTGCTCCGTGGAGCTGGGGTCGCCGTGCTCATCGGCGGCGGTGCCCTCGCCTGCTCGCGGGTCGCCACCGAGCCGAGCGGGAAGAAGGGCACCGACCTGCTCGCCTCGCTGCGGCGGAAGGGCACCGCGCGGATCGGTGTGGTGAACGAGCTGCCCTACTCCGACTCGCAGCCGGACGGCACGGTGCGGGGCGTCGAGCCGGAGATCGCCCAGGCCGTGCTCGCCAAGCTGGGCATCAAGAAGGTGGAGCCTGTCGTCGCCACGCACGCCGGCATGATCCCGGGGCTCCAGGCCAACCAGATGGACTTGATCTGTGCGGCGCTGTTCGTGAAGAAGTCGCGTTGCGACTCGATCCTCTTCTCCGAGCCGGACGCGGTCGCCGAGGACTTCTTCGTCGTCCGGAAGGGTAACCCGAAGAAGCTGGAGAACCTGGCGGACGTGAAGTCCACCGGGGCGGCGTTCGCGGTCATCTCCGGCACGCTCGAGGCGGACGTGTCGAAGGAGCAGGGCATCACCGCGGCCAACACGACACAGGTGCACGACTGGTTGAGTGGCATCGAGCTGGTGCAGAGCGGACGCGCCGACGCGTACCTCGGGCCCGGGCCGACCCTGCAGTACCTGATGCGCAGACCCAAGGCCGCCCGCGGGGTGGACCTGGCGGGGCCGGTGCCCGAGATCGGCAAGTCGGCCGCGGCCGTGGGGTTCCGGAAGCGCGACAAGACGTTCCACGAGGCCTACAACGAGAAGCTGGCCGAGCTCAGGGACGAGGGCACGTTCGCGGAGATCCAGGAGAAGTGGGGGTTCGACGCCGATGCCGCCGCCGACGTGACCACCGAGGAGATGTGCAAGCGGGGCGGGTGA
- the ehuD gene encoding ectoine/hydroxyectoine ABC transporter permease subunit EhuD: protein MSWSWDYVVEILPTLLRGLVLTVTVTLAGSAIAIVVGALLSVVIWTRVPVLSQVARGYVQFVRGTPLLVQLFFLFYVLPDFGIRLTPFQAGVLGLGLNYCTYLAEAYRSGLQALPRGQWEACRSLNLPATRVWLRIVLPQVVPPLLPVIGNYVNLMFKVSALVATISVAETFMQATTLGNSTYRYLEPLTVAGVLYLAVSIPVTVLLHRINSRHAVNRKEFA, encoded by the coding sequence ATGAGCTGGAGCTGGGACTACGTCGTCGAGATCCTGCCGACCCTCCTGCGGGGCCTCGTCCTCACCGTGACGGTCACGCTCGCGGGCTCGGCGATCGCGATCGTGGTCGGTGCGCTCCTCTCCGTCGTGATCTGGACGCGGGTGCCGGTCCTCAGCCAGGTCGCGCGCGGTTACGTCCAGTTCGTCCGCGGGACGCCGCTGCTCGTGCAGCTCTTCTTCCTCTTCTACGTCCTGCCCGACTTCGGGATCCGGCTCACCCCGTTCCAGGCCGGTGTGCTCGGACTCGGGCTGAACTACTGCACGTACCTGGCGGAGGCGTACCGCTCCGGACTGCAGGCACTGCCGCGGGGGCAGTGGGAGGCGTGTCGCTCGCTGAACCTGCCGGCGACACGGGTGTGGCTCAGGATCGTTCTCCCGCAGGTCGTGCCACCGCTCCTGCCGGTCATCGGCAACTACGTGAACCTGATGTTCAAGGTCAGTGCGCTGGTCGCGACGATCAGTGTCGCGGAGACGTTCATGCAGGCGACGACGTTGGGGAACTCGACCTACCGTTACCTCGAACCGCTCACCGTCGCGGGCGTGCTCTACCTTGCCGTGAGCATCCCGGTGACCGTCCTGCTCCATCGGATCAACTCCCGTCATGCCGTCAACCGGAAGGAGTTCGCGTGA
- a CDS encoding 4Fe-4S dicluster domain-containing protein — translation MRYGFAIDQRTCIGCHACTVACKTEHEVPVGQFRTWVKYVDQGVFPNSTRDFAVMRCNHCTDAPCVKICPTNALFTRDDGIVDFDKDSCIGCKSCLQACPYDAIYIDDDTKTAAKCNFCAHRVDSGLEPACVVVCPTHSIWVGDLDDPDSGISRLIDSNPVAVRAPEQQTGPNVFYLGADRAVLEPLDAPASNGYIYSTPDPHRAEVAADLPSGSRGNATTTLNTAHPRPWGWRVITYLWSKAVGAGAMALAVLAHLLGIRLGGLGDVAAPIVGLVGVASTGALLVWDLKRPERFLYIFLKANPRSWLFWGSVALAAGAAFFALWLGVAVFEAAGAFDAATADTVRTWLAVPTMVAAAMTAGYTGFLFGQAEGRDLWQSPLLFWHLIVQALAVGGGALVVLAAAFDLADDANALLVRVFALATAGHVVMLLLEYFGRHPTRNASAAAHMILRGRYARLFWSGLAAAVVSVVLAAFGWTGALALPLVGGLLVQFALLAYESVFVRAAQDVPLS, via the coding sequence TTGCGCTACGGCTTCGCCATCGACCAGCGGACGTGCATCGGCTGCCACGCGTGCACGGTGGCGTGCAAGACCGAGCACGAGGTCCCCGTCGGGCAGTTCCGTACCTGGGTGAAGTACGTCGACCAGGGTGTCTTCCCCAACTCCACGCGCGACTTCGCCGTCATGCGCTGCAACCACTGCACCGACGCGCCGTGCGTGAAGATCTGTCCCACGAACGCGCTGTTCACCCGCGACGACGGCATCGTCGACTTCGACAAGGACAGCTGCATCGGCTGCAAGAGCTGCCTGCAGGCGTGCCCGTACGACGCGATCTACATCGACGACGACACCAAGACCGCGGCGAAGTGCAACTTCTGCGCGCACCGCGTCGACTCCGGGCTCGAGCCCGCCTGCGTGGTCGTCTGCCCCACCCACTCGATCTGGGTCGGTGACCTCGACGACCCGGACAGCGGCATCTCGCGGCTCATCGACTCCAACCCCGTCGCGGTTCGCGCGCCCGAGCAGCAGACCGGGCCGAACGTGTTCTACCTCGGCGCCGACCGCGCCGTGCTCGAGCCTCTCGACGCGCCGGCGAGCAACGGCTACATCTACTCGACGCCCGACCCGCATCGCGCCGAGGTCGCGGCCGACCTGCCGTCCGGGTCGCGCGGTAACGCGACGACCACGCTGAACACGGCGCACCCGCGGCCCTGGGGTTGGCGCGTCATCACGTACCTGTGGAGCAAGGCGGTCGGCGCGGGTGCGATGGCGCTGGCGGTGCTCGCCCACCTCCTGGGCATCAGGCTCGGCGGCCTCGGCGACGTCGCGGCGCCCATCGTCGGGCTCGTCGGTGTCGCGAGCACGGGCGCGCTGCTGGTCTGGGACCTCAAGCGGCCCGAGCGCTTCCTCTACATCTTCCTCAAGGCGAACCCGCGCTCCTGGCTGTTTTGGGGGTCGGTCGCACTCGCGGCCGGAGCGGCGTTCTTCGCGCTCTGGCTCGGCGTCGCGGTGTTCGAGGCCGCGGGGGCGTTCGACGCCGCGACCGCCGACACCGTACGCACCTGGCTCGCCGTGCCGACGATGGTCGCCGCGGCGATGACCGCCGGCTACACCGGCTTCCTGTTCGGCCAGGCCGAGGGTCGCGACCTGTGGCAGTCGCCGCTGCTGTTCTGGCACCTGATCGTGCAGGCGCTCGCTGTCGGCGGTGGCGCACTCGTCGTCCTCGCGGCGGCCTTCGACCTCGCCGACGACGCGAACGCGTTGCTGGTACGGGTCTTCGCTCTCGCTACCGCCGGGCACGTCGTGATGCTGCTGCTCGAGTACTTCGGCCGGCATCCGACGCGGAACGCCTCGGCCGCGGCGCACATGATCCTGCGCGGGCGCTACGCGCGCCTGTTCTGGTCCGGGCTCGCCGCCGCCGTCGTGAGCGTGGTGCTCGCGGCCTTCGGCTGGACCGGCGCGCTCGCGCTGCCGCTCGTCGGCGGCCTCCTCGTCCAGTTCGCCCTGCTCGCGTACGAGAGCGTCTTCGTCCGTGCCGCGCAGGACGTCCCCCTCTCCTGA